From Pusillibacter faecalis, one genomic window encodes:
- a CDS encoding ABC transporter permease — protein MRKNITIEEAAQEVQGRSQAQETLRRLLKNKGAIIGMVFLVLLVAATIASTFIYDYDTDIVGLSTEIFQGPSLEHWFGTDQTGRDIFARVIYGARYSLAISIGSVAIGLVIGMILGALAGFYGGVIDQIVMRSNDILYSIPNIMIAVVIVSLLGTSTVNLLLALSISSATGFTRITRAQVMTIRGEEYIESAYAMGLPTWKIILKHIIPNCLSPIIVQITLRIGSTIISASSLSFLGVGVPSPTPEWGAMLSDGRGYIRSSGWMCMFPGLAIMLTVLALNLLGDGLRDALDPKLKK, from the coding sequence ATGAGAAAAAACATCACAATAGAAGAAGCGGCCCAGGAGGTTCAGGGGCGCTCTCAGGCCCAGGAAACTCTGCGCCGCCTGCTGAAAAATAAGGGCGCCATCATTGGAATGGTGTTCCTGGTTCTCCTGGTGGCTGCAACCATTGCATCCACATTTATTTACGACTATGACACGGATATTGTTGGACTGAGCACTGAAATCTTTCAAGGTCCGTCCTTGGAGCATTGGTTTGGTACGGACCAGACAGGCCGTGATATTTTCGCCCGCGTGATTTACGGCGCGCGCTACTCCCTGGCCATCAGCATTGGCAGCGTTGCCATCGGACTGGTGATCGGCATGATTCTCGGCGCGCTGGCTGGTTTTTATGGCGGTGTCATTGACCAGATCGTGATGCGTTCCAACGATATCCTGTATTCCATTCCTAACATCATGATTGCCGTGGTCATCGTCTCCCTGCTGGGGACCAGCACGGTGAATCTGCTGCTGGCGCTGAGCATCAGCTCCGCCACGGGCTTTACGCGGATTACACGAGCACAGGTCATGACCATTCGGGGGGAGGAATATATTGAGTCCGCCTACGCCATGGGCCTGCCCACCTGGAAAATTATTCTCAAGCACATCATTCCAAACTGCCTGAGCCCGATCATCGTGCAGATCACGCTGCGTATCGGCTCCACCATCATCTCCGCGTCCTCCCTGAGCTTCCTGGGCGTTGGTGTCCCGTCTCCCACGCCGGAGTGGGGCGCTATGCTGTCCGATGGACGCGGCTATATCCGCAGCTCCGGCTGGATGTGCATGTTCCCAGGCTTGGCCATCATGCTGACCGTTCTGGCGCTGAATTTGCTGGGAGACGGCCTGCGGGACGCGCTGGACCCCAAGCTGAAGAAGTAA
- a CDS encoding WapI family immunity protein, whose protein sequence is MLFQNQETKIQLEIAGYEFPPDGGAPGSDDRNWLVMRCAWTDEEGVLRKDSNSCLLTYELRELAAGLKVLRAGLKESYHSDFVESYFQLDAWAEKEHFRISVSFVLPNTMDGDDTAEVECVMTQSEIRKLTDELDALCMKYPDRA, encoded by the coding sequence ATGCTATTTCAAAATCAAGAGACCAAAATACAGCTGGAGATTGCGGGCTATGAGTTTCCGCCGGATGGTGGAGCGCCTGGCAGTGATGACCGGAACTGGCTGGTGATGCGGTGCGCCTGGACCGACGAGGAGGGGGTTCTCCGCAAGGACTCCAACAGCTGCCTTCTGACTTATGAGCTGCGGGAGCTGGCGGCAGGACTGAAGGTTCTTCGGGCAGGGCTGAAGGAGAGCTACCACAGCGACTTTGTGGAGTCCTACTTTCAGTTGGATGCCTGGGCGGAGAAAGAGCATTTCCGAATCTCGGTTTCCTTTGTCCTGCCGAATACTATGGACGGTGACGATACCGCTGAGGTGGAGTGTGTGATGACACAATCGGAGATACGGAAACTGACGGATGAATTGGATGCCCTGTGCATGAAGTACCCGGACCGCGCCTGA
- a CDS encoding DMT family transporter yields the protein MSNRLKGIIMAAGSASLWGLLGIFTRALNAAEYTSLEIAYLRCLLTGVGLLILHGIKNPQVLRVGKQGVLTSIIFGVLTYTAGFLGYAFSIERIPVAMSAVLSFMSPVWVCLIGLVVFRERVQRKQVISIAFCLLGAVLITNLLGVQEMRFDMLGMLAAILNGVGIAAQVSVPRYFSGRYERDTMLTYGFLGASAFMALFVDHGKILHSFVAPGGLSVIFNVLCLGIPCTLVANTCFVKSACYVKPTTSCILSALEVVVSTIVGFLLFQENLTALQLLGGAIIVAASLGMELLGHANPPALEEKGTDAGNETAVKPR from the coding sequence ATGTCAAACCGTTTGAAGGGAATTATCATGGCCGCAGGTTCCGCCAGCCTGTGGGGGCTTCTTGGAATTTTTACTCGTGCGCTGAATGCGGCGGAGTATACCAGCTTGGAAATTGCGTATCTGCGTTGTCTGCTCACTGGAGTTGGACTGCTGATTCTCCACGGGATCAAAAATCCGCAGGTGCTGCGGGTTGGAAAGCAAGGTGTTCTCACTTCGATCATATTCGGAGTCCTGACATATACTGCGGGTTTTTTAGGCTATGCCTTTTCCATTGAGCGGATTCCCGTGGCGATGTCGGCGGTACTGTCCTTCATGAGTCCGGTTTGGGTATGCCTCATTGGGCTGGTGGTCTTTCGGGAGCGGGTGCAGCGCAAACAGGTCATTTCCATTGCATTTTGCCTGCTGGGGGCTGTGCTGATTACCAATCTGCTGGGCGTTCAAGAGATGCGGTTTGACATGCTTGGAATGCTGGCTGCCATTTTAAACGGTGTTGGCATTGCGGCGCAGGTGTCAGTTCCGCGCTATTTTTCGGGGCGGTATGAGCGGGATACCATGCTGACCTATGGCTTTTTAGGTGCGTCTGCATTCATGGCGCTGTTTGTGGATCATGGAAAAATCCTTCATAGCTTTGTGGCTCCGGGCGGCCTGAGCGTGATTTTCAATGTGTTGTGTCTTGGTATCCCATGCACGTTGGTGGCCAACACGTGCTTTGTTAAATCCGCCTGCTATGTTAAGCCGACAACGTCTTGCATCCTATCAGCGCTGGAGGTCGTGGTCAGCACCATTGTCGGGTTCCTGCTGTTCCAGGAGAATCTGACAGCGCTGCAGCTGCTGGGCGGTGCTATCATTGTAGCCGCATCCCTTGGCATGGAGCTGCTGGGGCACGCCAATCCCCCGGCCTTGGAGGAGAAAGGGACGGATGCGGGCAATGAAACCGCTGTCAAGCCTCGATAG
- a CDS encoding ABC transporter permease — translation MIRYIIKRLLLMIPTLLVTSLLIFWAMDLAGGDPVQQILPENATVEQQEALRESMGLNDPFLTRYFRYVGGIITGDMGTSWKSGLDVFDTFMGRLPKTLLLGGTALIFACLISIPLGVYTAIHQNSWKDTAGMVFALFGVSMPNFWLGLMFILLFSLKLGWLPSGGTGGIEYLIMPAATVGLSLAALLTRTTRSAMLDVIRQDYMTTAKAKGASRNRVIYQHGLRNAMIPIVTAIGMQFSFVMTGSVLAETVFAWPGIGRLIVDAINKRDTPTVTGSIILCCVMMALINLATDIVYAFCDPRIKAQYSNKR, via the coding sequence ATGATTCGATACATTATCAAGCGTCTGCTTTTGATGATCCCAACCCTTTTAGTGACCTCCCTGCTGATCTTCTGGGCCATGGATCTGGCCGGAGGTGATCCCGTGCAGCAGATCCTGCCTGAGAACGCAACGGTTGAGCAGCAGGAGGCGCTCCGGGAATCCATGGGCCTGAACGATCCCTTTTTGACCCGCTATTTCCGGTATGTCGGCGGAATTATCACCGGCGACATGGGCACCTCCTGGAAGAGCGGTCTGGATGTTTTTGATACCTTTATGGGCCGGCTGCCGAAGACCCTTCTCTTGGGAGGTACGGCGCTGATTTTTGCCTGCCTGATCTCTATTCCGCTGGGTGTCTATACGGCGATTCACCAAAACTCGTGGAAGGACACCGCCGGCATGGTCTTCGCGCTCTTCGGCGTGTCCATGCCGAACTTCTGGCTAGGTCTGATGTTTATCCTCTTATTTTCACTTAAGCTGGGGTGGCTGCCGTCAGGAGGAACTGGAGGCATTGAGTACTTAATTATGCCCGCCGCCACGGTGGGGCTGAGTCTTGCAGCGCTTTTGACGCGAACCACCCGGAGCGCCATGCTGGATGTAATCCGGCAGGACTATATGACCACGGCAAAAGCAAAGGGCGCGTCCCGCAATCGTGTGATTTATCAGCACGGACTGCGCAACGCTATGATTCCCATTGTCACTGCCATCGGCATGCAGTTCAGCTTTGTGATGACCGGCTCGGTCCTGGCTGAGACGGTGTTTGCTTGGCCTGGAATTGGCCGGCTGATCGTGGATGCGATCAACAAGCGTGATACACCAACCGTTACCGGCTCTATCATCCTCTGCTGTGTGATGATGGCGCTGATCAACCTGGCAACCGATATTGTCTATGCCTTCTGTGATCCCCGCATCAAGGCGCAGTATTCCAATAAGAGGTGA
- a CDS encoding ABC transporter substrate-binding protein: protein MKRNKKILAFLLSLALTLSLAACGGDSGSSGDSGSTGTSSAGEEGSVPGVKKDLIVGTAADINQLNPMLQNDQANNNCLVMTHQRLVSLDNETNEKNPQLATSWEWTDDNHLVFHLVENATFSTGEPLTADDVVFTYEMAMSDDPTLSAVSGTLGLVESVEALDTYTVQFTTTQYSNELLDTLMGVPMSIQSKAAWEDESNEEPWLVGSGQYVFSEWKEGEYAKFVRNENYWGDDPGMADEIIFKPLLEASQRVIALQNGEIDVCIDPPATELEYLEEDENITVHTQPGTRLFYLGFNCEKEPFNNEKLRQAVSCAIDKDYIIEVVLGGRGKPQTSILNRGVWSFLDDNEIEGYTYDLDRAKELMAEAGYPDGGLTVNLYAATDDPYKTIAPIIQANLQQIGITVNIQSFDQATLKTECQAGNQDMFLWRWNVITRLDETYRELYYTGYPTNYHHLADSYVDEMTDKILVEKDADVRMQESQELQQYMAEIVPQVPLYVPDLVIAYNKNLQGTYLFGGGNHVWSHAYVALESAE from the coding sequence ATGAAAAGAAACAAAAAAATTCTTGCGTTTCTGCTTTCGCTGGCACTGACACTTTCCCTTGCCGCCTGTGGAGGCGATTCCGGGAGCTCCGGGGACTCCGGGAGTACGGGAACTAGCAGCGCTGGAGAAGAAGGGAGCGTTCCCGGCGTGAAGAAGGATTTGATTGTTGGCACCGCCGCCGACATCAATCAGCTCAATCCCATGCTGCAAAACGACCAGGCTAACAACAACTGCTTGGTGATGACGCATCAGCGGCTGGTTTCTCTGGATAATGAGACCAATGAGAAAAATCCTCAGCTGGCTACCAGCTGGGAGTGGACCGACGATAACCATCTGGTCTTCCATCTGGTGGAGAATGCGACCTTCAGCACCGGCGAGCCTCTCACCGCTGATGATGTTGTGTTTACCTATGAAATGGCTATGAGCGATGACCCGACTCTGAGCGCCGTTTCCGGCACGCTGGGCTTGGTGGAGTCTGTGGAGGCCCTGGATACTTATACCGTTCAATTCACGACTACCCAGTACAGCAATGAGCTGCTCGACACCCTCATGGGCGTGCCCATGTCCATCCAGTCCAAGGCCGCCTGGGAGGATGAGAGCAACGAGGAGCCCTGGCTGGTGGGCTCCGGCCAGTATGTCTTCTCCGAGTGGAAAGAGGGCGAATATGCCAAGTTCGTCCGCAATGAAAATTACTGGGGAGATGACCCCGGTATGGCTGATGAAATCATCTTCAAGCCCCTGCTGGAGGCATCTCAGCGCGTGATTGCCCTGCAGAACGGTGAGATTGATGTCTGCATTGATCCTCCCGCCACAGAGCTGGAGTATCTGGAAGAGGACGAGAATATCACGGTTCACACCCAGCCCGGAACCCGCCTGTTCTATCTGGGCTTCAACTGTGAGAAGGAACCTTTTAATAATGAAAAGCTGCGGCAGGCTGTTTCCTGCGCCATTGATAAGGATTATATCATTGAGGTGGTCCTGGGCGGTCGCGGCAAGCCCCAGACCTCCATTTTGAACCGCGGCGTGTGGAGCTTCCTGGATGACAATGAAATTGAGGGCTACACCTATGATCTGGATCGGGCCAAGGAGCTGATGGCCGAGGCCGGTTATCCTGACGGCGGCCTGACGGTGAATCTGTATGCAGCCACCGATGATCCGTACAAGACCATTGCACCCATTATTCAGGCCAATCTGCAGCAAATCGGCATTACTGTGAATATCCAGTCCTTCGATCAGGCCACATTGAAGACAGAGTGCCAGGCCGGCAACCAGGATATGTTCCTGTGGCGCTGGAACGTGATCACCCGTCTGGACGAGACCTACCGCGAGCTCTACTACACGGGATATCCCACCAACTATCATCACCTGGCCGATTCCTATGTGGATGAGATGACGGATAAGATCCTGGTGGAGAAGGATGCCGACGTCCGTATGCAGGAAAGCCAGGAGCTGCAGCAGTACATGGCAGAGATCGTTCCTCAGGTTCCGCTGTATGTGCCTGATCTGGTGATTGCCTATAATAAGAATCTCCAGGGCACGTACCTCTTTGGCGGCGGCAACCACGTCTGGTCTCACGCCTACGTTGCGTTGGAGAGCGCTGAATAA
- a CDS encoding APC family permease, producing the protein MSHQPQQQGAFKKDMRKIDIWALALGAIIGWGTFVMPGTNFLPKAGPSAIIGLLLGGCVMAIISLSYGYCIKKYPLSGGEFVYADASFGKKHAFACGWMIVLGYWSLIPLNSTAIGMITRYIFPGVFQFGHMYTIAGWDVYLGEVLLSSAFIIVLGYMNVKGVKSAGWFQTTVAVLLVGSVLFCVIGVLLAKPDFSNMQPFFAEISNGEVVSKGGLACIIAVACYAPYCFVGFDCIPQAAEEYSFSHKAAKALMVGAILVGALIYASMVFVTAVVEPWGPMMLGNPDWATGQAVQNTIGYVGLLFLGLAMLCAVLSGMNAFYLAASRLLYSMSYADALPSTFGELHPKYGTPDKATYFLLAISLVCPWFGRQVLTWVVDMTCVGAAVGFTYTCATATIMSKKDGLKGQTIISAIGTVLAAFFIILSFIPGSPGFLSVPSFIILGVWIVLGIIFWVKIKDRFLHGRWEGVDVEHILMSKMTEAGTIDSYNKNQ; encoded by the coding sequence ATGTCTCATCAACCGCAACAACAGGGCGCATTTAAAAAGGACATGCGCAAAATCGACATCTGGGCACTGGCATTGGGCGCCATCATTGGATGGGGTACTTTTGTCATGCCAGGTACCAACTTCCTGCCAAAGGCGGGACCAAGCGCCATCATCGGCCTCCTTCTCGGCGGCTGCGTCATGGCCATCATCTCCCTGAGCTATGGCTATTGCATCAAAAAGTATCCCCTCTCCGGCGGCGAGTTTGTCTACGCGGACGCGTCTTTCGGCAAGAAGCACGCCTTCGCCTGCGGCTGGATGATCGTTCTGGGCTACTGGTCCCTGATTCCCCTGAACAGCACTGCCATCGGCATGATCACCCGGTACATCTTCCCCGGCGTGTTCCAGTTTGGTCATATGTACACCATCGCCGGCTGGGATGTGTATCTGGGCGAGGTGCTCCTCTCCTCCGCCTTCATCATCGTCTTGGGCTACATGAACGTCAAGGGCGTCAAGTCCGCCGGCTGGTTCCAGACCACCGTGGCCGTGCTGCTGGTGGGCTCCGTGCTCTTCTGCGTGATCGGCGTTCTGTTGGCAAAGCCTGACTTCTCCAACATGCAGCCCTTCTTCGCCGAGATTTCCAACGGCGAGGTGGTCAGCAAGGGCGGCCTGGCCTGTATCATCGCCGTGGCCTGCTACGCCCCCTACTGCTTCGTCGGCTTCGACTGCATCCCTCAAGCCGCTGAGGAGTACAGCTTCTCCCACAAGGCCGCCAAGGCCCTGATGGTGGGCGCGATCCTGGTGGGCGCTCTGATCTATGCCTCCATGGTCTTCGTCACCGCCGTTGTGGAGCCCTGGGGCCCCATGATGCTGGGCAATCCCGACTGGGCCACCGGCCAGGCGGTGCAGAACACCATTGGCTATGTGGGCCTGCTGTTCCTGGGACTGGCCATGCTGTGCGCCGTGCTCTCCGGCATGAACGCCTTCTATCTGGCCGCCAGCCGTCTGCTGTACTCCATGTCCTACGCCGACGCGCTGCCCAGCACCTTCGGCGAGCTGCATCCCAAGTACGGCACTCCTGACAAGGCCACCTACTTCCTGCTGGCTATCTCCCTGGTATGTCCGTGGTTTGGCCGTCAGGTCCTGACCTGGGTTGTGGATATGACCTGCGTGGGCGCCGCCGTGGGCTTTACCTACACCTGCGCCACCGCCACCATCATGTCTAAGAAGGACGGTCTGAAGGGCCAGACCATCATCAGTGCCATCGGCACGGTATTGGCCGCTTTCTTCATCATCCTGTCCTTCATCCCCGGATCTCCCGGCTTCCTGAGCGTCCCATCCTTCATCATCCTGGGCGTGTGGATCGTCCTAGGCATCATCTTCTGGGTGAAGATTAAGGACCGCTTCCTCCATGGCCGCTGGGAGGGCGTAGACGTGGAGCACATCCTCATGTCCAAGATGACCGAGGCCGGCACCATCGACAGCTACAACAAAAATCAATAA